Genomic segment of Streptomyces sp. NA02950:
GGTTGCCGTGGCATAGCTGTGCCGGTGGAAGTAGCTCTTGAGTCCGGTGAGGAATGCCTCGATGCCCGTGTACTCGACCAGTTGCCGGATCAGGGCGGCACCCTTGGCGTAGGTGATGTGGTCGAAGTTCGCCTGCACCTCCTCGATGTCCTCGACAGCGAAGATCACCGGGTGCGTCGATGGGAGTCCATCCTGTGCGTAAGCCCACGCCTTCTTCGTCGAGGCGAACAACGCCCAGGTGTCGGAGAACTGCCCCAGCTCGTTCTGAGCCCACAAGGCCGCCCAGGTGGCGAATGCCTCGTTGAGCCACAGATCGTCCCACCAGCGAAGCGTGACCAGGTTGCCGAACCACATGTGCGCGCTCTCGTGCAGCAACATCGCATTGCGACGCTGCACGGCGTTGCGTGTCGCCTGGGCGCCATGGAGGAAGTCATCGACGGCGGTGATGCAGCCGGCGTTCTCCATCGCCCCGGCCCCGAACTCCGGGACGAAACAAACGTCCAACTTGGAGAAAGGATAGGGCTGACCGAAGTTGGTCTCGAAGAAGCGGAGACCGTCCTTGATCTGGGCAAAGAGTCCCTTGGAGTCCAAACGCGGTGCCAGAGAACGCCGGCAGTACAGGCCCAGGGGCACGGCGCCGGAGCTGCTGGAGAAGGTTGCGTGCGCCTCCACGAACGGCCCTGCGAGCAGGGCGATGTGATAGGTGCTCAGTGGAACGGTGGGTTCGAAGACATACCGGACCGCTCCGGAAGGAAGTGTGGTCCGGGAGATTACGGGAGAGTTCGACAGCGCCTTCCAACCGCGCGGCACCGTCACCGACAGGTGGAAGGAGGCCTTGAGACCGGGCTGGTCGAAGCAGGCGAACGCCCGGCGCGCATGAGTCGTTTGGAAGTGGCTGTACACATAGCACTCGCCGTCGGCCGGGTCGGTGAAGCGGTGCAACCCCTGGCTTCGTCCCGCATACGGGTAGACGGCCTCGACGGTGAGATCGTTTGTCTCGGCGAGTGGACCCAGACGAATCCCCTCGGCGAATCGATCAGCATCGGTCAGACGGCGCCCGTTGAGAACCGCCCCCATGACGTCCTGTGCAAGGCAGTCAATCCACGAGTGAGCTCCTGGCCTCCGGCAGGTAAACCTGATCGTGGAGCGGGTATGGAACACCGGCGCCGATGTTGCTGTGTCTTGCAGATCCACTTCGATGTGGTAGGAGCTCACGCGAAGCAGTTCACTCCGCGACTCGACGTCCGTACGGATCAGCGGAGAACTGCTCAGACCATCCCCCAAAGCATTGCGGACCGCTGCTGCGCAATCAAGGTAAAGATGTTCTAAAATGATCTCTGACGAAACGCAGAAGTACTCTTGCTGGAACCTAGGGGCAGGGAGTGGCGATGGACAAGAGCCAGATTTCGGCCATTGTGGCGGACGGGCACCGCGAGCCGTTGACACAGCTGCCGCTTTCCCTGGAGCGGGCGACCGAACTGGCGCAGTGCTACAAAGCCCTTGGTGACCCCGTCCGGCTGCGGCTGCTGTCCCTGATCGCCTCGCACCTCGACGGCGAGATCTGTGTCTGCGACTTGGTGGGCGCCTTCGACCTGGCCCAGTCCACCATTAGCCACCACTTGAAGATCCTTCGCGATGCCGGATTGGTCGAATCGCAGCGCCGCGGCACCTGGGTCTACTACTGGATCAGCCCCACGGCGCGCGAGACCCTCGGACCGGTCCTGGGGCTGCCCCCGTATGAGGCTGGATCGGCGTCCCACTAGGCGGCCGCCGTCGCTGAGCGTCACCGCAGGGACGAATTCGAGGTTTCCCTGAAGTTTCGAGCCGCCACTTCCCCTGCTTCGCGATCACGAGAAACACAGGGCCCTCTTGTTCAAGAAGATCACATACGCGACACCAGGGCGGACGCATTAATGTCCAACCGTAGATCGCTTCAAACCTCAGCGCCCAAACTTACTCAGAGGCACGTTTCCCTCGAAGTGCCTTCCTTGCCTTTTGCGACCAATTTCCGATATACGCCCGGGCTAATCACAGATTGTGATTGGCGAGTATTGGCCGGTTGACCCAACTTTTCAGATGGCATTACCGTCGGGGCGCTTCGCTATGACAACGGAGGCTGTGTGACGGGCTTCTCAGCCCCGCAACGTCGTTCTGACTGGTGCGCAACGGGAGGGCATGCAGTGATACGTTTCATCGCGCTGAGCGGATTCCTTGGTGCCGGCAAGACCACCACACTCATGGCGGCCGCACGCACCCTTGAGGAACAGGGTCGTCGTGTCGCCGTCATCACCAATGATCAAGGTGCCGACCTGGTCGACACCCAGCTCGCCCAGTCGCACGTGGACAGAGTTGGCGAGGTCACCGGCGGCTGTTTCTGTTGTCGCTTTGAAGACCTTGTGAGCGTCGCGCGGACGCTGGTCGACGACGGAAACGTCGACACCCTCCTCGCCGAGTCGGTCGGCAGCTGCACGGATCTGCAAGCCACAGTCGTGAACCCCATGAAGCGGTACTACGGGGACGAGTTCACCGTGGCCCCGCTGACCACCGTCGTCGAACCGGACCGGCACCGGGCACTCGCCACCGCTCTACGGCTCGAGGACACTGAATCGGACCTCTCCTATCTCTTCGGCAAGCAGCTGGAAGAGGCTGACGTCATCGCCTTGAACAAGATAGACACCCTGGTGCAAGCGGAGCGCCGAGAAATCACTGGCCGACTCGCCCAGCGTTATCCCCAGGCGAAAATAGTTGCGTACTCTGCGGCCACTGCCGAAGGGATTACGGACTTGGTGGACGCGTGGGGGAACGACACCGGGTCGGGCGCCGTGCTGGAGATCGACTACGATCGCTACGCCAACGCAGAGGCCCAACTCGCTTGGCTCAACCAGAGGTTCAGCAGCTCCAGCCCACAGGGATTCGTTCCCCAGACCTGGGCCACCGCCGCCCTGATGCACTTGTCGGCGCGAGCTGCTACCAAGGGCTGGACGATTGGACACGCCAAGGTGAGCGTGCGTTCTGGCACGGCGTTGACTAAGCTGAGCCTGATTTCCGCAGGGGCCGATCCGGTCGCCAACACCGCCCAGACGGAGCCCGTTCACAGCGCGGACATCCAGTTCAACGCCCGCGTGGTGTGCGACCCCACCGATCTGGACGCGGCCGTTCAGGATGCGGTTCGCGCGGCCGACGATGCCGCAGCCTGCATCAGTGTTCCGCTGGCAGCACCCACCGCCTTCCGCCCGGGGTACCCAGTACCCGTCCACCGTATCCAGGCGTAGTCCCGACGGCGCAGACCCCTCACACCGAGCCCGGCAGACCGGACACGGCACACACTGAGTGCCTTGGCATCGGGGCACTCGTCACAGCAGTGATCGGCTCTGCAATCGCAGCCGCACGACCTAGTGAACGGACACGGACCGCACCTGCCGGAGAACCCCGGCAGGCTACCGCCGGACTTGCAGCCCAGATTGCTCGCTCCGGAGCCCGTGTCCGGAGGCGTTTCAGCCGGTGGTTAGCCCGGTCCAGGCGTAAGCAACGTCAAGCGGTCCTGTCCCTGACCCGACGCCGTCGCCATCCGCACGCACCGAGGAGTTCTGTTGACCGCCACCGAGCACGACAGAGCCGAGCAGTCCGCCATAGCCGCCGACGCGCCCGGCACCCAGCCGCAGTTCGTCCCGGGCGGCACTCCGCCGCAGACTCCTCCGTTGATAGCCAAGGCCGCAGCCGAACTGGTCGGCACGGCGGCGCTGGTGGCGGTGGTGGTCGGATCCGGCATCCAGGCCACCGACCTGACCGAGGACGTAGGCCTGCAACTGCTGGCCAACTCCACGGCCACCGTCTTCGGCCTCGGCGTCCTGATCACCCTGTTCGGCCCGGTCTCCGGCGCACACTTCAATCCGGCTGTCACCCTGGCCGAATGGTGGACCGCACGCCGTGGCGGCCCCGGTGTCACTCTGCGCGAGGCAGCCATCTACGTCCCCGTCCAGATCGTCGGCGCGATCGCGGGCGCGATCCTGGCGGACGCGATGTTCGGCGAGCCCCTGGTCAAGTGGTCCACCCACGACCGCTCGGCGGGTCACCTCCTACTCGGCGAAGTCGTTGCCACCGCAGGTCTGATCCTGCTGATCTTCGGCCTGGCCCGTACCGGCCGGCTCCGCGTCGCCCCCGTCGCGGTCGCCTCTTACATCGGCGCGGCGTACTGGTTCACCTCGTCCACGTCCTTCGCCAACCCGGCGGTGACCATCGGCCGCGCCTTCACCGACACCTTCGCGGGCATCGCCCCCGGGCCGGTCCCGGCCTTCATCGCCATGCAACTCCTCGGCGCCCTGGCCGGGATGGCACTCGTGACCCTGATCTTCATGCCCGGCCGGAAAACCGCCGAGTGACCGCGTCACACGTGACCGCACCCCCGGAGTCCCGTTTCACTCACTTGGCCGTTCAGGCGACCGGTACCGCCTGCGGTCGCTTGGACGTGGCGCTTTCGTTCTTCTGGGCGGCGAGGTAGCGCTCGGCGTCCAGGGCTGCGGCGCAGCCGGTGCCGGCGGCGGTGATGGCCTGTCGGTAGGTGTATACGCCGGGCAGGCTGGTGTGCGTGGAGGGGGAGGCAACTTTGATGTAGCCCTCGCCGTCCAGGTCCAGTTGGCCGCGGAGGAGTTCGGTGCGCGGGTCATGGCCGATGGCCACGAACAGTCCGGTGACGGCCGGGTCCGTGGTGGTACCTGTCGTGGTGTCGCGCAGGGTGAGGACGGCTGTAGATGCCAGCAACTTCGCTGTCCCAGACGAAGGAGATCTTGGGGTGCTCCTGCATGGCTTTGGATGCGCGCAGGGTGTCGCGGCGGTGGATGATGGTGACGGATTTGGCGAAGCGGGAGAGGAAGGTGGCTTCTTCCATGGCGGTGTCGCCGCCGCCGATGACGGCGATGTGGTGCTCGCGGAAGAAGAATCCGTCGCAGGTCGCGCAGTACGACACGCCCCGTCCCGACAACTCGTCCTCGCCGGGCAGGCCGAGCTTGCGGTGCTGGGATCCGGTCGCGACGATGACCGTCTTGGCTCGGTGCACGGTGCCCGCCGCATCCGTCAGCAGCCTGATGTCGTCGGCGAGGTCGACGGCTGTGATGTCGTCGGCGATCAGTTCGGCACCGAAGCGTTCGGCTTGGCCCCGCATGTTGTCCATGGGTCGGGGCCCTGGATGCCGTCGGCGAAGCCGGGGAAGTTCTCGATCTCGGTGGTGGTCATCAGCGCGCCGCCCGCGGTGACGGAGCCTTCGAAGACCAGGGGCCTGAGCTGGGCGCGTGCGGTGTAGAGGGCGGCGGTGTATCCGGCGGGGCCGGAGCCGATGATGATGCCCTCGCGCACGTCGGAGGTCGTGGTGGCGGTGCCGGTCACGGACGTCACGCTTCCTGCTTGGCGTCGATCTCGGCGATGAGGGCCTGGATGCGGGTGTTGATCTCGTCGCGGATGGGGCGGACGGCCTCGACGCCCTTGCCCGCGGGGTCTTCCAGGGCCCAGTCGAGGTACTTCTTGCCGGGGAAGATCGGGCAGGCGTCGCCGCAGCCCATGGTGATGACGTAGTCGGACGCCTGTAGGGCCTCGGTGGTAAGGATCTTGGGCTTGTGGTCGGCGATGTCGATGCCGACCTCGGCCATGGCCTCCACGGCGGCGGGGTTGACCTGGTCGGCTGGGATGGATCCGGCGGAGCGGACCTCGATCCGGTCGCCCGCGAGGGCGGTGAGGAATCCGGCGGCCATCTGCGAGCGGCCCGCGTTGTGGACGCAGACGAACAGCACGGAGGCGAGCGGAGCGGCAGGCATGGGGTCTTCCTTCATCAAGCGGATCAACTGCACGGGGGCGTCGGTGGTTCAGGCGGGCAGGGAGGTCAGCAGGTCGGTGATGTGGGCGTCGATGTCGTCGCGGATCTGCCTCACGACGGCGATCGGGGCGCCGTCGGGGTCGGCGACGGGCCAGTCCAGGTAGCGGCGGCCCGGCACGACGGGGCAGGCGTCGCCGCAGCCCATGGTGATGACGATGTCGGCGGCCTGGACGACCTCGTCGGTCAGCGGCTTGGGGAACGCGTCGGCCACATCCGCACCCCGCTCGGTGAGGACCTGCGCGATGTGCGGCTCCACCTCGGCGGCCGGATGCGTGCCCGCGGAGGAGACGGTCACCCGCCCGGCGGCCCGCTGCTGAAGGAGGGTGGCCGCGAGCTGGGAGCGGCCGGCGTTGTGGCTGCACACGAACAGCACCCGCACCAGCCCGGAGTCCGGCGCGCTGTGGACGTGCGCGAGGGCGTCGAGGCGTTCGGCGGCGAGGCGCTCGGCCAGGACGACCAAGTGCGTGGTGACCCGCGCGGTCTCGGCCAGGCGCCGGTAGGAGTCGGCGAGCAGGCCCTGCACGGTCTCGGCCGAGAAGTGGCCTGCGTGCCGGGTGGTGAGCCGGGCCGCGCTGGTGGCCAGACGGGGGTCGGGCAGAAGGGGCGGTGAGGAGGTGGACATGGCGAGACCCTTCCGTCGGACCTATGGGTCAGCCCGGACTGGTATCAGTGTCGAGTGATGTGAGAGTATCAGCCCATGCTGACGTCAGTCGACACTGACCTGATCCGGGTGCTGGCCGACCCGCTCAGGCTCCAGATCGTGAACCTGCTGGCCCGCGAGACGCTGTGCACCACACACCTGGTGGAGGAGACCGGCGCCCGCCAGACGAACCTGTCCAACCACCTGAAGGTGCTGCGGGATGCCGGGGTGGTGGAGACCGAGCCGTGTGGCCGGTACGTCTACTACCGGCTCAGGCCCGACATCATCGAGTCCCTGGCAGACCAGTTCACCAAGCTCGCCGCGACCGCCCGCGCCACCGCCGCCGCCGAGACCAAGAGGGCCTGCCCGTGACCCGCACCGACACCCCCGCGACCGCGACGGCCGAGGAGTCCTCAGTCGTCGCCAAGCTCTCCACCCTCGACCGCTACCTCGCCGTATGGATCCTGGCCGCGATGGCCCTCGGCCTGGGGCTCGGCCGGCTGGTCCCCGGCTTGAACGACGCCCTGGCGAAGGTGGAGATCGGTGGGATCTCCCTGCCGATCGCGCTCGGCCTGCTGATCATGATGTATCCGGTCCTGGCCAAGGTCCGCTACGACAAGCTCGACGCCGTCACCGGCGACAAGCCGCTCATGATCTCCTCACTGGTCATCAACTGGATCCTCGGTCCGGCAGTGATGTTCGCGCTCGCGTGGATCTTCCTGTCCGACCTGCCCGAGTACCGCACCGGCCTGATCATCGTCGGCTTGGCCCGCTGCATTGCCATGGTCATCATCTGGAACGACCTGGCCTGCGGCGACCGGGAAGCCGCCGCGGTCCTGGTCGCTTTGAACTCGGTCTTTCAGGTCCTCGCGTTCGGCGTGCTCGGCTGGTTCTACCTCGGCCTGCTGCCCGGCTGGCTCGGCCTGGGTGACGGCCAGCACCTGGACATCTCGATGTGGAAGATCGCCCTGAACGTGGTCATCTTCCTCGGAATCCCGCTGCTCGCCGGGTTTTTGACCCGCCGCATCGGCGAGAGCAAGCTCGGGCGTGAGCGGTACGAGAACGGCTTCCTGCCGAAGATCGGCCCGTTCGCCCTCTACGGCCTGCTGTTCACGATCGTCATCCTCTTCGCCCTGCAGGGAAAGACGATCACCTCACAGCCGCTGGACGTCGCACGGATCGCAGTGCCGCTGCTGGTGTACTTCGCGCTGATCTGGTTCGGCACCTTCGTCCTCGGCAAGGCGATCGGCCTGGCCTACGACCGCACCGCCACCCTGGCCTTCACCGCAGCCGGGAACAACTTCGAGCTGGCCATCGCGGTCGCCATAACTACCTTCGGCGTCACCTCCGGCCAGGCCCTGTCCGGTGTCGTCGGCCCGCTGATCGAGGTCCCGGTGCTGGTGGCGCTGGTGTACGTCTCGCTGGCCTGGCGACGGAAGTTTAGGGCGCCTGTCGCGCCCTGATCGGTGCCGCATCAAGGCTGGAGATCGGTTGTCCCTTGGGTACCAACGGGCCTTCAGCGTCCTCGTGTCACTGCGCTCTTCCACGCCGCCAGTCGGGGGCAGCGCCAGGTTACGGACCTGCTGCTGGCCAGCCGACTCCCCATGATCTGCTCAGCGACGCCGGGATGAAGGCGCTCGCCTCGCAGCTCTGGGGCACCATCCAGGGTGCCGTCCAGACGCGCGACGGCGCCTTCGAGACCGCGCGGCTGTGTGTCGCCTGTCATCGAAGATCGCCGCGTGGGTGGCCCCGGAGCCGAAGGGCGGGCGCGCATCTCTCCCCCCACGGGGATCGCCTCCACTCGCGGGAACGACCATCCGGTGGAGGTCACAGGCCCGCGTGGTTGCCGCGAACGCCTCCGCATCCTCCGGCTCACTCCTGTCGTCGGAACAGACCTCCACGACCAAGCCGCAGCCGTCATCGAGCCAGGCGGGGAAGTCCGCGGTGTGCCGCGACGGCCGCGGGGACCGGGCCAGAAATGCCAGAATGGCCGCCCGAGAGAAAGGATCACGTGAAGGAGCCTTCGAACCTTAAGGACCAGGTACGGCCGCAGCCTTGTCTGGTGAGTCTCAGTCGAAGGCGTGGACGATCCTCTCGACAATGGCGTGCACGCCGCTCCAGTCAGCGAAGTCGCTCCGCTGCCCCCGTTGGGCAGCCCTGACCTTCTTCTGGAAGGCCTTCTGCACCAGCCTCTTGTGCTGCTTCGAGAGGGCACCGTGGGGGCGTTGCACCGTGGGCCCGTAGTTCTGCAGGTGGACTGGTGCCAACGAGCCGCCGAAAGTCAGGACGTCCTCGCCGAGATACATCTCCAGGGAACCGGCCACGCCGTTCAGATTGGTCAGTGACACCACTGAGGACGACGGACCGATGGTGGGGTAGCTGGCCAACATGGGCAGATCCGGATAGTGCAGAACCTGGCACCCTTCTGGCAGCTTTCGGCTCTTGAGCTTGGCAAGGGCTATGTGTGCAGCAGTGTCATTGTCGGCGATAGCCACGAAGCGGTTGGCGACGCCGGCCGCAATGAACGCAGACACCATCACCACAAGCGCGCCGGCGCTGCCCTGCGCGTCCGTTCCGGAGTAGTCGATGAAGCGTACGAACCCCACGAGGTGCGGATGGGTGGTCTGCATGGCCTGAGTGAGCAATCTGGAATCGGTGCTTCCCTCAGTCAGCACAATCAGCGGAGCATCAGCCGGCAGGGATGCGAGTTGCCGCATGCGCGTCGGTCCCGCAACGGGCTGGACTGGGTCCATATGGACGCAGCATCCGGTCAACTCGCTGAGATCCAGCCCAACTCGTGTCTCGTCGGGGGCCTGGTCCAGAAGCAGTCGTATCAGGCTGCGAACCTCAACAATGCCGCGGAGCTCGTCGACGTCTTGAACGGTCTCCACGAACTGATTTTCGTACTGGAGGTACTCCCCGATCGTTTCGAAAGACTTCCTGTGTGGTCTGACCGCTCTCCCGATGCCCGCCAGCAGATCAGCGGACTCACGTGGTTCCCGGGTTCGAGGCTCCCTCACCCACTCGTCCTTCGCCGCTTCCTCCCGTTCGTCTTCGTAGCTCTTGCGCCACTGCAAGAGACCCTCCGCCAGGTCGGCCTGCGCCCGCCGCGAGGTGAAGCCTTGCACGTCCAGACGCTGCCGCAGCGCGTGGGCGGTGGTGAAGTACCCGAACTTTCCCTCGCCCGTCGCTTCATTCGGAGCGACACACTCTCGTTCAGCCTCGTCGAATAGTGCCGCCAGCTGCTCGTCGTAGTGGTTGCGGAAGTAGAAGAACTGACAGTCCCCGACTACGAGATATGAGTAATGCCCCATCCAGCAAGGCTCCCATCCTCGCCACTTCGTCGTGGCTCAAATTCCATGGGCTGTGGGCGGGGAACATCGTCGTCAGCAGGATGCCTGGGCTCCGGAGAAGAGCGAAGACCAACGGCAACACCACCCGAGACGTAAGGACTTCTGGATCTACGCTGCACAGAACACCCTGCCGCCTGGCTCACAGCTCCACCGTGGCGGAATCCACCCAGCGGGCCAGGACACTGAAGGCCGCCAGCTGCTCCAGCGCCTGGTGTTCCGGCAGCTCGGGCAAGCCGTCCTCGTGGCTGTTGGGATTGCGGATCCCCGCGTAACACCCATCGGCGAAGGACATGGCGCCGCGGTGAAGGCTGCGGAAGGTGTCGCTGCCGTCATCGGCCGTGATCCGCAGCCGGGGCTGGCCGGGCTTGGGCGGGTCCTGGGAGAAGACGCTCTTGAAGAGGTTGGTCTCGCTCACGTCGCGGCGTACGACCTTGTTCTGCGTCTCGGCGTTGACTTTCCTGGCGGCCGCGGTGACCGCTTCGCGGAAGTGGCCGCTCTGCCACAACGACCGCGCCCCATCCCACACCCACGGATGCATCATGGCGGCACTGATCTGGGGCGCGTCATCACCGAGGCGTTCCCTGATCTCCGTGTCACGCACAAGGACGACATCAGCCCGCTGGACCGCCTCGCGGTGCTGGCACCAACGATTGACCCGCTTGTTGCGCTCGCTGGGGACTTCCGTCCGCCACCGTGGCAGCACACGGTCCAGGATCCGCTCCACCACCTGTGCGCTGGCGACGATCTCGTCCTGCGTGCCACGGTTCGCCCGACTACTGCTCAAGTTGGTGGTCCCGGGAGGGTCGGGCGGCCGGTACAGCTCCGTCAGTTCCAGGAAACCCGTGAGCTGTTCGCGGGCCCAGTCAATGTCGATGCCCATCAGAGCATCATCCCCGTCAGCACCGACATCACACTGCTCCTTTCCCGCGCCCCCTGGCGGATCACGGATACGGCGGGTGGACGTCAGACGATAGCCGGGCTGCGCCGTTCGATGAGCAGCACGTCGCGCCATGTGCCGTGGTGGCGGCCGATGCGTTCGCGGGTGCCGATAATCCGGAACCCGGCACGCTGGCGCACGGCGAGGCTGGTGGTGTTCTCGGGGAAGGTGCCGGACTGGATGGTCCAGATCCCTGCCGCCTCGGTGGAGTCGATGAGTGCCTTGAGCAGCGCGGAGGCGATGCCACGTCCACGGGCGCCGGGGTCGACGTACACCGCGTGCTCGCTCACGCCGGCATCGGCGCAGCGGCTGGAGGCCTTGGTGGCCGCGATCCAGCCGAGGACCGCTCCGCTCGCGTCGAGCGCGGCGAAGCGGTGGCCGGGGAGTTTGGCCGCGTCGAAGGTGTCCCAGGCGGGGGCGGTGGTCTCGAAGGCTGCGTTGCCTTCGTCGATGCCCGGCTGGTAGGTCGCCAGCACCTGCTCGGCGTGCTGTGCCGTCAGCGGCACGATCAGCGGACCCACAGCCCCGTTGCTCATCGCTCCCCCGTTGATTCCGCTTCCGTCAGGCAGTAGCCGGCGATGCGATCAGCTGGCCCATGGCCGCAAGCACGGAGGGCTCGACCCGGTAGTACACCCAGGTTCCGCGCCGCTGGGAGGTCAGCAGCCCGGTCTCCTTGAGCTTCTTCAGGTGATGGGAGACGGTCGGCTGGGAAACGCCGACGTCGGAGATGTCGCACACGCATGCCTCGCCGCCCTCGTGCGAGGCGATGGCGGAGAACAGCCGCAGCCGGACGGGGTCGCCGAGCGCCTTGAACATCGGCGCGGCTGTCTCGGCCTCCTCGGCGGTGAAGGGGCGCTCGGCCAGCGGCGGGCAGCATGGCGCTACCACCGGGCCGGTTTCCGTATCGAGCTGCGGCATCGCTTGCGCGTTCGACATGCGTCTATGTTGACACACATCGAATCAGGCAGGCAGGGGCCGATGACCTCGGGCTGCAGCCGGGGCCCGGCCATCTGGCCGGAGGTTCTCCACCTCCACCGGCCCCAGAGCTGCCTCCGCAGGGCGCGCGCGGCGGCCAGTCCGCACTGGCTGCCGCCGACTCGCCGCGACGGCGACGCACTACTCCACCCATTGATTCGACAAACGTCTATGTTGACGTTTGTCGAATCAGTGCGCATGCTGGTGGCGGAAGCCATCGACGGATGTCGAAATACGCGAGGAGTCGCCGTGACCGTGCCCGCCGCTGCGAAGCTGCCCGTTGTCGTGATCGGAGCCGGGCCGATCGGCTTGGCCGCCGCCGCCCACCTGATCGACCAGGACATCGAGCCCCTGGTTTTGGAGGCCGGACCGGCCGCCGGAGCCGCGGTGCGCGAGTGGTCGCACGTGCGGC
This window contains:
- a CDS encoding GNAT family N-acetyltransferase — encoded protein: MSNGAVGPLIVPLTAQHAEQVLATYQPGIDEGNAAFETTAPAWDTFDAAKLPGHRFAALDASGAVLGWIAATKASSRCADAGVSEHAVYVDPGARGRGIASALLKALIDSTEAAGIWTIQSGTFPENTTSLAVRQRAGFRIIGTRERIGRHHGTWRDVLLIERRSPAIV
- a CDS encoding helix-turn-helix transcriptional regulator, which encodes MSNAQAMPQLDTETGPVVAPCCPPLAERPFTAEEAETAAPMFKALGDPVRLRLFSAIASHEGGEACVCDISDVGVSQPTVSHHLKKLKETGLLTSQRRGTWVYYRVEPSVLAAMGQLIASPATA